Proteins found in one Oryza glaberrima chromosome 4, OglaRS2, whole genome shotgun sequence genomic segment:
- the LOC127770786 gene encoding uncharacterized protein LOC127770786 yields the protein MATKEFDELALDGTNYPIWASDIKINFASRGILNTIEEPNDGDPEIEPKKLNTTLFLLRLYIHKDLKYEYMLGTSLLNLWKALKERYDQQKELIWPEANYEWVEVLRTRANGGREDRENSINYASGGQDTDSTRPPGSAPLPEVHFNVQNNAENKKGFKGNSSNNPKNLTGKRKRNNNRCKFKGRKKGKGKGKAPQPHSNGNKHCNRCGSDTHVAKDCRIPKHLVLLYQKSLKDKKSSENPRFEAHFNLTHEERLGVASSHHAPVEPESNLNVLPEDVAPLCDGQYVH from the exons ATGGCAACAAAAGAGTTCGACGAACTCGCCCTCGATGGGACTAACTATCCTATCTGGGCTTCtgatatcaaaatcaattttgccTCTCGGGGGATTTTAAATACAATTGAGGAACCCAATGATGGGGACCCGGAAATTGAGCCCAAGAAGCTCAATACAaccctttttcttttgagacTTTACATTCACAAGGATCTCAAATATGAATACATGTTAGGGACAAGCCTTCTCAACCTTTGGAAAGCTCTAAAAGAGCGTTATGATCAGCAAAAGGAACTCATTTGGCCTGAGGCTAATTATGAGTGG GTTGAAGTTTTGCGAACAAGAGCCAATGGAGgcagagaagatagagaaaacTCTATCAACTATGCTTCCGGAGGACAGGATACTGACTCAACA CGCCCACCGGGCTCTGCTCCACTGCCTGAGGTACACTTCAATGTACAGAATAATGCTGAGAATAAGAAAGGATTCAAGGGAAATTCTTCGAATAATCCTAAGAATTTGACTGGAAAGCGCAAACGCAACAACAACAGGTGCAAATTCAAGGGtcgaaagaaaggaaaagggaagggTAAGGCACCACAACCTCATAGCAATGGCAACAAGCATTGCAACAGGTGTGGATCTGATACTCATGTCGCTAAAGACTGCCGCATCCCGAAACATCTTGTTCTCTTGTACCAAAAATCCCTCAAGGACAAAAAGTCTTCTGAGAACCCAAGATTTGAAGCCCACTTCAATCTTACACATGAAGAGCGCCTTGGGGTTGCAAGTTCTCACCATGCGCCTGTTGAACCAGAGAGCAACCTCAATGTTCTCCCGGAAGATGTCGCTCCACTCTGCGATGGACAATATGTTCATTGA
- the LOC127772062 gene encoding uncharacterized protein LOC127772062, protein METSSRSSSGCQSGWTLYLDHSNGGHRQYYARKNHELDDDDDDMVSDASSGPPPRMRDEDDDEVWHQHRHQQQRRQRNHLVGCHAGHDDDDSGSSGVGGDYNTCTARSMSSKRRAIAGEHSVVDAAVVVVLRHREHNCGGGDDDLDDTASSSSAVSSSLQPSCAFSARHLQQWSSTAAVRGTSIYCRPPAPATQCYIATD, encoded by the coding sequence ATGGAGACGAGCTCGCGGAGCAGCAGCGGGTGCCAGTCGGGGTGGACTCTCTACCTCGACCACTCCAATGGCGGCCACCGGCAGTATTACGCGCGCAAGAACCAcgagctcgacgacgacgacgacgacatggtcTCCGACGCCTcctccggcccgccgccgcgcatgcgcgacgaggacgacgacgaggtgtgGCATCAGCATCGGCATCAGCAGCAACGCCGGCAACGGAATCACCTCGTCGGCTGCCACgccggccacgacgacgacgactccggtagcagcggcgtcggcggcgactaCAACACTTGTACGGCCCGGTCGATGTCGTCGAAGAGGAGGGCCATCGCCGGCGAACACAGCGTCGTCGACGCGGCGGTTGTAGTCGTGCTGCGCCACCGCGAGCacaactgcggcggcggcgacgacgatctCGACGAcacggcgagctcgtcgtccgCCGTGTCCTCCAGCCTGCAGCCAAGCTGTGCTTTCTCGGCGAGGCACTTGCAGCAatggtcgtcgacggcggcggttcGAGGCACGAGCATATACTgcaggccgccggcgccggctacGCAATGCTACATCGCAACTGACTAG